The Bacteroides acidifaciens genome includes a region encoding these proteins:
- a CDS encoding peptide MFS transporter codes for MNNSPQRASKGFTRAFWVSNTVELFERMAYYAVFIVLTIYLSSILGFNDFEASMISGLFSGGLYLLPIFSGAYADKIGFRKSMIIAFSLLSIGYLGLGVLPTLLETAGLVSYGATTQFNGLPDSYSRWMIVPVLFILMVGGSFIKSIISASVAKETTEATRARGYSIFYMMVNIGAFTGKTIVDPLRNVIGEQAYIYINYFSGTMTIIALLAVVLLYKSTHTAGEGKSLHEIGQGFMRIITNWRLLILILIVTGFWMVQQQLYATMPKYVIRMAGETAKPGWIANVNPFVVVCCVSFITRLMAKRSAITSMNVGMFLIPVSALLMACGNLLGNDLLSGISNITLMMVAGIVVQALAECFISPRYLEYFSLQAPKGEEGMYLGFSHLHSFLSSIFGFGLAGILLTKYCPDPALFETRAAWEAASVNAHYIWYYFAAIGLIAAIALLLFAKITEFIDKKKKANQ; via the coding sequence ATGAACAATTCCCCTCAGCGTGCTTCCAAAGGCTTTACGAGAGCATTTTGGGTCAGCAACACAGTCGAACTGTTTGAACGTATGGCGTATTATGCCGTTTTTATCGTTCTCACTATTTATTTATCTTCTATTTTAGGTTTTAATGATTTTGAAGCAAGTATGATTTCCGGTCTTTTCTCCGGCGGGTTATATCTGCTTCCTATTTTCTCCGGTGCTTATGCCGATAAGATCGGTTTCCGAAAATCAATGATTATAGCGTTCTCCTTATTATCTATCGGATATTTGGGGTTAGGAGTTTTGCCTACTTTATTAGAGACGGCCGGATTAGTAAGTTATGGCGCGACGACCCAGTTTAACGGTTTGCCTGATAGCTATTCCCGTTGGATGATTGTGCCTGTCTTGTTTATTCTTATGGTGGGTGGCTCTTTCATTAAATCCATTATTTCAGCTTCCGTGGCTAAGGAGACAACGGAGGCTACCCGTGCCCGCGGTTATTCCATTTTTTATATGATGGTGAATATAGGTGCTTTCACCGGAAAGACGATTGTTGATCCTTTGCGGAATGTGATTGGCGAGCAGGCATATATCTATATCAATTATTTTTCCGGAACGATGACTATTATTGCTTTGCTTGCTGTTGTTCTTCTTTATAAATCCACTCATACGGCAGGAGAAGGAAAGAGCCTTCATGAGATTGGGCAGGGATTCATGAGAATTATAACGAACTGGCGCTTGTTGATTCTTATACTGATTGTCACAGGATTCTGGATGGTGCAACAGCAACTTTATGCCACGATGCCGAAGTATGTGATTCGTATGGCTGGCGAAACGGCAAAGCCGGGTTGGATTGCCAATGTGAATCCTTTTGTGGTGGTATGTTGTGTTAGTTTTATCACACGTCTGATGGCAAAGCGTAGCGCTATCACTTCAATGAATGTGGGAATGTTTTTGATTCCTGTTTCAGCTTTGTTGATGGCATGTGGGAACCTGCTCGGCAATGACTTGCTTTCCGGGATAAGCAATATTACGTTGATGATGGTGGCAGGTATCGTTGTGCAGGCACTTGCCGAATGTTTCATATCGCCACGCTATTTGGAATATTTCTCTTTGCAGGCTCCTAAAGGGGAAGAAGGGATGTATTTAGGATTCAGCCATCTGCATTCTTTCCTTTCGTCTATTTTCGGTTTCGGATTGGCGGGAATCTTGTTGACCAAATATTGTCCGGATCCAGCATTGTTCGAGACACGTGCAGCGTGGGAAGCTGCTAGCGTAAATGCACATTATATATGGTATTACTTCGCTGCAATTGGTCTGATTGCTGCTATAGCGTTACTATTATTTGCAAAAATCACCGAATTCATCGACAAAAAGAAGAAAGCTAATCAGTAA
- a CDS encoding MBL fold metallo-hydrolase gives MKVKFISLASGSSGNCYYLGTETYGILIDAGIGIRTIKKTLKDFNILMDSIRAVFITHDHADHIKAVGHLGEKLNIPVYTTARIHAGINRSYCMTEKLSSSVRYLEKQEPMVLEDFRIESFEVPHDGTDNVGYCIEIDGKVFSFLTDLGEITSTAAHYIGKAHYLILEANYDEEMLKMGPYPQYLKERITSKTGHMSNSDTAEFLAENITEHLRYIWLCHLSKDNNHPELAFKTVEWKLKNKGVIVGKDVQLLALKRNTPSELYVFE, from the coding sequence ATGAAAGTAAAATTTATAAGCTTAGCGAGTGGCAGTAGTGGGAACTGTTATTATCTGGGCACTGAAACCTATGGGATACTGATAGATGCTGGAATTGGTATTCGTACTATAAAAAAGACACTGAAGGATTTCAATATCTTGATGGATAGTATCCGTGCCGTATTTATTACGCATGATCATGCGGATCATATCAAGGCTGTAGGCCATTTGGGTGAGAAGTTAAATATTCCGGTTTACACAACGGCACGTATTCATGCAGGAATCAATCGCAGTTATTGTATGACGGAGAAGCTTAGTTCGTCAGTTCGTTATTTGGAAAAACAGGAACCTATGGTTTTAGAGGATTTCCGCATTGAATCTTTTGAGGTTCCGCATGATGGTACGGATAATGTGGGGTACTGCATCGAAATAGATGGCAAAGTATTTTCTTTTTTAACTGACCTTGGGGAGATTACTTCTACAGCAGCTCATTATATTGGCAAGGCACATTATCTGATTCTGGAAGCTAACTATGATGAAGAAATGCTCAAAATGGGTCCTTATCCTCAATATCTGAAAGAACGGATCACAAGTAAGACCGGACACATGAGTAACTCGGATACTGCTGAGTTTTTAGCGGAAAATATCACGGAACACTTGCGATATATCTGGTTATGCCACTTGAGTAAAGACAATAATCATCCGGAGTTAGCTTTTAAAACTGTAGAATGGAAATTAAAGAACAAAGGTGTTATTGTTGGCAAAGACGTGCAACTGCTTGCTTTAAAGCGAAATACGCCTTCCGAGCTTTATGTGTTCGAATAA